The following are encoded in a window of Fischerella sp. PCC 9605 genomic DNA:
- a CDS encoding restriction endonuclease, producing the protein MEGAKDLANRDKYQFQWWACSLINAQPYQGKKKGADSGIDGQIFFTDTEKGKSTIKKIIVSVKGGGNVGAAMVRDLVGTMQRTKAEIGLFVTLTPPTKPMEKEAATAGFYKAVNGLEYPCIQILTIEDLLTGRKQPSYYDMSMGELTFKKAQREYREVAEQGRLF; encoded by the coding sequence TTGGAGGGAGCTAAAGATTTAGCTAACCGGGACAAATATCAGTTTCAGTGGTGGGCTTGTTCTTTGATTAATGCCCAACCCTACCAAGGTAAAAAGAAAGGCGCTGACAGTGGTATTGATGGACAAATTTTCTTCACCGATACTGAGAAGGGTAAGTCAACAATTAAGAAAATTATTGTGAGTGTCAAAGGTGGTGGAAATGTAGGAGCAGCTATGGTTCGTGACTTAGTAGGAACTATGCAACGCACTAAAGCAGAAATAGGATTATTCGTAACGTTAACTCCACCTACTAAGCCAATGGAAAAGGAAGCGGCGACCGCTGGCTTTTATAAAGCAGTAAATGGTCTAGAGTATCCCTGCATCCAAATTTTGACGATTGAAGACTTGCTGACTGGACGCAAGCAACCCTCATATTACGATATGAGCATGGGAGAACTGACCTTTAAGAAAGCGCAGCGTGAGTATCGAGAAGTTGCTGAGCAAGGACGGTTGTTTTGA
- a CDS encoding SWIM zinc finger family protein yields the protein MTNYTLQASREWWSQRWLELLDSYRFKKRLERGRNYARQGNVLSIEFQGAKVLARVQGSESEPYKVSLSLDSFSDEEWGYVVETMSKKAIFAAKLLAGEMPQNIEEVFTASGLSLFPFTLSDVHSRCSCPDKANPCKHIAAVYYQLGDRFSEDPFVLFQLRGRTKEQIISNLRQLRSANVEINETTTPEVQEPSSQKQYSLNIDSFWQYNEPLESSLVVIAPSTSETVLDVLGSIPLAKEEENLASLTAADVVMKYLDTVYKDVSQKAFLAAMNVGG from the coding sequence ATGACAAATTACACCCTTCAAGCCAGTCGAGAATGGTGGTCACAACGTTGGTTAGAATTATTAGATTCTTACCGTTTTAAAAAACGTTTGGAACGCGGTAGAAACTATGCGCGTCAAGGTAATGTTCTCAGCATTGAGTTTCAAGGTGCAAAGGTATTAGCAAGAGTCCAAGGTAGTGAATCAGAACCCTATAAAGTTTCCCTTTCCCTAGATTCATTTAGTGATGAAGAATGGGGTTATGTAGTGGAAACAATGTCCAAAAAAGCAATTTTCGCTGCCAAGCTGTTAGCAGGAGAAATGCCGCAAAATATAGAAGAAGTTTTCACTGCCAGTGGTCTTTCACTGTTTCCTTTTACCCTATCTGATGTTCACAGCAGATGTTCTTGCCCTGATAAAGCTAATCCTTGCAAACATATTGCAGCAGTTTATTATCAGTTAGGCGATCGCTTCAGTGAAGACCCTTTTGTACTATTTCAATTACGAGGACGTACCAAAGAGCAAATTATTAGCAATTTGCGGCAATTACGTAGTGCTAATGTTGAAATCAATGAAACTACAACACCAGAAGTTCAAGAGCCATCTTCTCAGAAACAATATTCTTTAAACATAGATTCTTTCTGGCAATATAATGAGCCGCTGGAGTCTTCCTTAGTGGTGATTGCACCATCAACTAGTGAGACAGTTTTAGATGTTTTGGGGTCAATTCCTCTCGCCAAAGAAGAAGAAAATCTAGCAAGCTTAACTGCTGCTGATGTGGTAATGAAGTATTTGGATACGGTTTACAAAGATGTGAGTCAAAAGGCTTTTTTAGCGGCGATGAACGTAGGAGGGTAA
- a CDS encoding AI-2E family transporter, which produces MNLGQWMGLIALLVSLYILWQIKEVLLLIFAAIVLATTLNRLARRFQRSGMRRGFAVTLSVSIFIAGIVGFFWLIVPPFAVQFQELTYRVPQGIERFNAWLYQLRAALPSQITPYIPDINSLTQQAQPFINRVVGSSFAFVSGSLEVVLKTLLVLVLTGMFLADPQAYRRLFVRMFPSFYRRRVDGILDKCEVSLEGWITGAFIAMCVVAMMSVIGLTALRVRAALALGVLAGFLNLIPNLGPTLSVIPAMAIALLDNPWKSLGVLGIYFIIQQAESNFITPIVMAHQVSLLPAVTLICQLFFVSFFGFLGLFLALPLTVVAKIWIEEVLVKDVLDQWGSQSQKETEFVIISDNLKDESGS; this is translated from the coding sequence GTGAATCTAGGTCAATGGATGGGGTTAATTGCCCTACTTGTTTCTCTGTATATTTTATGGCAAATTAAGGAAGTACTATTACTTATCTTTGCCGCAATCGTATTAGCAACTACCTTAAATCGACTCGCTCGAAGATTTCAACGTTCGGGAATGAGGCGTGGATTCGCTGTAACCCTGTCAGTAAGCATCTTTATAGCTGGTATAGTCGGTTTTTTCTGGTTGATCGTGCCGCCTTTTGCTGTTCAGTTTCAAGAACTCACTTATCGGGTTCCTCAAGGCATAGAGCGCTTTAATGCTTGGCTTTACCAACTGAGAGCAGCCCTTCCCAGTCAGATCACTCCCTATATTCCTGATATTAATAGCTTGACCCAACAAGCACAGCCGTTTATCAATCGTGTTGTAGGCAGTTCCTTCGCCTTTGTTTCCGGCTCTTTGGAAGTAGTTCTGAAAACATTGCTAGTGCTAGTTTTAACAGGGATGTTCTTAGCCGATCCGCAGGCTTATCGCAGGCTATTCGTGCGGATGTTTCCCTCTTTTTATCGGCGGCGGGTAGATGGAATTTTGGATAAATGTGAAGTTTCCTTGGAGGGATGGATCACAGGCGCTTTCATAGCTATGTGCGTAGTTGCAATGATGAGCGTGATTGGCTTAACAGCTTTGCGCGTTCGTGCTGCGCTGGCTTTAGGAGTTTTAGCAGGATTTTTGAACTTAATTCCCAATCTAGGCCCGACACTCAGTGTCATTCCCGCAATGGCGATCGCACTTTTGGATAATCCTTGGAAATCCCTTGGTGTATTGGGTATCTACTTTATCATTCAGCAAGCAGAGAGCAATTTCATCACTCCCATAGTGATGGCGCATCAAGTATCACTGCTACCAGCCGTGACATTAATTTGCCAGTTATTTTTTGTCAGTTTCTTTGGCTTTTTAGGCTTGTTTCTCGCCCTACCCCTAACTGTTGTCGCTAAAATTTGGATTGAAGAAGTTTTAGTTAAAGATGTTTTGGATCAATGGGGTAGTCAGTCTCAAAAAGAAACAGAGTTTGTCATTATTTCTGATAATTTAAAAGACGAATCTGGGTCATAA
- a CDS encoding SDR family NAD(P)-dependent oxidoreductase, producing MSEAKVAVVVGVGPGLGASVAHRFAREGFAVGLMARSADKLAQFQKDIETSGGKALAVDCNVSDPVSVKAAFAQVQSQLGAPEVLVYNAGAFTMAGILELTPDQFEANWKVNCFGAFLAAQQVLPKMVERGRGTILLTGATAGTRGSARFAALAVGKFGLRALAQSLAREFGSQGIHIAHIIIDGMINTPRVQAMAPSREAHTLLSPEAIAETYWQLYKQDATAWTLELDLRPAVEKF from the coding sequence GTGAGTGAAGCAAAGGTTGCAGTAGTAGTTGGCGTAGGCCCGGGATTAGGTGCTAGCGTTGCCCATCGGTTTGCCCGTGAAGGATTTGCTGTCGGATTGATGGCGAGAAGTGCAGACAAGCTTGCCCAATTTCAAAAAGATATTGAAACTTCTGGCGGAAAGGCGTTGGCTGTTGATTGTAATGTGAGCGACCCTGTATCTGTGAAAGCTGCTTTTGCTCAAGTACAATCGCAACTAGGCGCACCAGAAGTTTTGGTTTACAATGCCGGAGCTTTTACAATGGCTGGTATTCTGGAACTGACGCCAGATCAGTTTGAAGCTAATTGGAAAGTAAACTGTTTTGGTGCATTTCTCGCGGCGCAACAGGTTCTACCAAAAATGGTGGAGAGAGGTCGCGGTACAATCCTGCTGACGGGTGCGACTGCTGGCACTAGAGGTTCAGCACGGTTTGCTGCTTTAGCTGTGGGTAAGTTTGGACTGAGGGCGCTGGCGCAGTCGCTGGCGAGGGAGTTTGGTTCCCAAGGCATTCATATTGCTCACATCATTATTGATGGCATGATCAATACTCCTAGAGTCCAAGCAATGGCACCATCACGGGAAGCACACACCCTGCTTTCACCAGAGGCTATAGCTGAAACTTACTGGCAACTCTACAAGCAGGATGCAACCGCTTGGACTTTAGAACTTGATTTGCGACCAGCGGTGGAGAAATTTTAG
- a CDS encoding CU044_2847 family protein: MELQSKIISVELSDGTNIRVEAALIGDRKISFQTRPFREVTAAIEIFSKDIAETVQKIKPDKASVKFGIDIALESGKLTPLLVKDASTANLEITLEWGS; this comes from the coding sequence ATGGAACTCCAGAGCAAAATTATTTCTGTAGAACTTAGTGATGGTACAAATATCAGAGTTGAAGCCGCACTGATTGGCGATCGCAAAATCAGTTTTCAAACTCGACCTTTTCGCGAAGTAACCGCTGCTATTGAAATTTTTTCCAAGGATATTGCAGAAACAGTGCAAAAAATTAAGCCAGATAAGGCCAGTGTGAAGTTTGGTATAGATATTGCTCTTGAATCAGGAAAACTCACACCTTTACTCGTTAAAGACGCTAGTACAGCTAATCTGGAAATCACTTTAGAATGGGGTAGCTAA